Proteins encoded together in one Streptomyces roseifaciens window:
- the asnB gene encoding asparagine synthase (glutamine-hydrolyzing), producing the protein MCGIAGWVSYDPAHPVTADTADAMTHTMACRGPDAHGLWLDDRAALGHRRLAVIDPDGGKQPMTFEHGGRTVAALTYSGEVFNFRELRAELESRGHAFRTSSDTEVVLHAYLEWGEDFTERLNGMYAFALWDVRTQELLLVRDRMGIKPLYYHPTPDGVLFGSEPKAILAHPAVRPAIDAEGLAELVAFTKTPGHAVYKGMYELPPGHTARIRRGGLILRRYWALESREHTDDLDTTIARIRELLEDIIARQMVADVPLGTLLSGGLDSSVITAFGARQRTAEGGAPVQSFALDFARHAENFTADDWRGTRDTPYAEALARHVGSDHRVITLPSSALLDTAAREAVMRARDLPFDLGDGDTSLYLLFKAVREQCTVALSGESADEVFGGYRWFHHPDSVAADTFPWLAPPFGTGISGPGSGPGEALLDRGLLEKIDLQGYRAERYREALAEVPRLPGETGPERRMREIGYLHLTRFVQWMLDRKDRASMAVGLEVRVPFCDHRLVEYVFNTPWSMKTFDGREKSLLRAATRDLLPDAVADRLKAPYPTTRDPYYLDGLRSALKRATEGPDSLVRPLLDGPSLAAATADDPRPGYRTGSELVLALDFWLRTHDVSLEF; encoded by the coding sequence ATGTGCGGAATAGCAGGATGGGTCTCGTACGACCCGGCACACCCCGTCACCGCCGACACGGCCGACGCGATGACGCACACCATGGCGTGCCGCGGCCCGGACGCCCACGGCCTCTGGCTGGACGACCGGGCCGCCCTCGGCCACCGCCGCCTCGCCGTCATCGACCCCGACGGCGGCAAACAGCCCATGACCTTCGAACACGGCGGCCGGACGGTCGCCGCCCTCACCTACAGCGGCGAGGTGTTCAACTTCCGCGAGCTGCGGGCCGAGCTGGAGAGCCGCGGGCACGCCTTCCGTACGAGCAGCGACACCGAGGTCGTCCTGCATGCCTACCTCGAGTGGGGCGAGGACTTCACCGAGCGCCTCAACGGCATGTACGCCTTCGCCCTGTGGGACGTCCGGACCCAGGAATTGCTGCTGGTCCGCGACCGCATGGGCATCAAGCCGCTGTACTACCACCCCACGCCCGACGGCGTCCTCTTCGGCTCCGAGCCCAAGGCCATCCTCGCCCACCCCGCCGTACGTCCTGCCATCGATGCCGAAGGCCTCGCCGAACTCGTCGCCTTCACGAAGACCCCCGGCCACGCCGTCTACAAGGGCATGTACGAACTGCCTCCCGGCCACACCGCCCGCATCCGCCGCGGCGGTCTGATCCTGCGCCGCTACTGGGCGCTGGAGTCCCGCGAGCACACCGACGACCTCGACACGACGATCGCCCGCATCCGCGAGCTGCTGGAAGACATCATCGCCCGGCAGATGGTCGCCGACGTCCCCCTCGGCACCCTGCTCTCCGGCGGCCTCGACTCCAGCGTCATCACCGCTTTCGGCGCCCGGCAGCGCACGGCCGAGGGCGGTGCCCCCGTGCAGTCCTTCGCCCTCGACTTCGCCCGCCACGCCGAGAACTTCACGGCGGACGACTGGCGGGGCACGCGCGACACCCCGTACGCCGAGGCCCTCGCCCGGCACGTCGGCTCCGACCACCGGGTCATCACCCTCCCGTCGTCCGCGCTGCTCGACACCGCCGCCCGCGAAGCCGTCATGCGCGCCCGCGACCTGCCCTTCGACCTCGGCGACGGCGACACCTCCCTCTACCTGCTGTTCAAGGCGGTGCGCGAACAGTGCACGGTCGCGCTCTCGGGCGAGTCCGCCGACGAGGTCTTCGGCGGCTACCGCTGGTTCCACCACCCCGACTCCGTGGCCGCCGACACCTTCCCCTGGCTCGCCCCGCCCTTCGGCACCGGCATCTCCGGCCCCGGCAGCGGCCCCGGCGAGGCCCTGCTGGACCGCGGCCTGCTCGAGAAGATCGACCTGCAGGGGTACCGGGCGGAGCGCTACCGCGAGGCCCTCGCCGAAGTGCCCCGCCTGCCCGGCGAGACCGGCCCGGAACGGCGCATGAGGGAGATCGGTTACCTGCACCTGACCCGCTTCGTGCAGTGGATGCTCGACCGCAAGGACCGCGCCAGCATGGCCGTCGGCCTTGAGGTCCGCGTCCCCTTCTGCGACCACCGCCTCGTGGAATACGTCTTCAACACCCCTTGGTCCATGAAGACCTTCGACGGCCGGGAGAAGTCCCTCCTGCGCGCCGCCACCCGCGACCTCCTCCCGGACGCCGTCGCCGACCGCCTCAAGGCCCCGTACCCCACCACGCGCGACCCGTACTACCTCGACGGCCTGCGCAGCGCCCTGAAGCGGGCCACCGAGGGCCCGGACTCGCTCGTCCGCCCGCTCCTCGACGGCCCCTCGCTGGCCGCGGCCACCGCCGACGACCCCCGGCCGGGCTACCGCACCGGCAGCGAACTGGTCCTGGCCCTGGACTTCTGGCTGCGGACGCACGACGTGTCGCTGGAGTTCTGA
- a CDS encoding beta-ketoacyl-[acyl-carrier-protein] synthase family protein, producing MTWDITGMGAVASIGATPQEIFGSLCAGRSGLAGLRAFDTTKYRARQAYEVDDRARPGADEPGRATRWLQQAVAQALTDAGLPHDLGDVPVLVGTTLQEQRSAELWWRAGAPLAPSSLHFGTALREAFGATRTYTFANACAASLYALAMATDLIEVGAADTVVVAGTDAIGESAFGTLDRVQNDVPDALRPFDRSHKGMLMGEGAVAVVVQRVPAAGSPGRRVHARVRAVGINCDAHHPTAPDPEGITRVVRDAHRRAGVSPEDIDLVMLHGSGTPKNDSTEAGVLSQIFGPGTGHRGGGPLMTAVKSMTGHTLGGSGLLSLVVAALAFRQGTVPPVLGLADPVEEAAGLRLVQDTAAAADIGLAQIDAFGFGGINAAAIVEAAR from the coding sequence ATGACCTGGGACATCACGGGCATGGGGGCGGTCGCGAGCATCGGCGCCACCCCGCAGGAGATCTTCGGCTCGCTCTGCGCGGGCCGCAGCGGACTCGCCGGCCTGCGCGCCTTCGACACCACCAAGTACCGGGCCAGGCAGGCGTACGAGGTCGACGACCGCGCCCGCCCGGGCGCCGACGAGCCGGGCCGGGCCACCCGCTGGCTGCAGCAGGCCGTCGCCCAGGCCCTCACCGACGCGGGCCTCCCCCACGACCTCGGCGACGTCCCCGTCCTGGTCGGCACGACCCTCCAGGAACAGCGCAGCGCCGAGCTGTGGTGGCGGGCCGGCGCCCCGCTGGCCCCCTCCTCCCTGCACTTCGGCACCGCGCTGCGGGAGGCCTTCGGCGCCACGCGCACGTACACCTTCGCCAACGCCTGCGCCGCCTCGCTGTACGCGCTGGCCATGGCCACCGACCTCATCGAGGTGGGGGCCGCGGACACCGTCGTGGTGGCCGGCACGGACGCGATCGGCGAGAGCGCCTTCGGCACGCTGGACCGGGTGCAGAACGACGTCCCCGACGCCCTGCGCCCGTTCGACCGCTCGCACAAGGGCATGCTGATGGGCGAAGGCGCGGTGGCCGTCGTCGTACAGCGCGTCCCGGCCGCCGGATCACCCGGGCGGCGCGTGCACGCGCGCGTGCGGGCCGTCGGCATCAACTGCGACGCCCACCACCCCACGGCCCCCGACCCCGAAGGCATCACCCGGGTGGTGCGCGACGCCCACCGGCGCGCCGGGGTCTCCCCCGAGGACATCGACCTGGTCATGCTGCACGGCAGCGGCACCCCCAAGAACGACTCCACCGAGGCCGGGGTGCTCTCGCAGATCTTCGGGCCCGGCACCGGGCACCGGGGCGGCGGGCCGCTGATGACGGCCGTCAAGTCGATGACCGGCCACACGCTGGGCGGCTCGGGGCTGCTGAGCCTGGTCGTCGCGGCGCTGGCCTTCCGGCAGGGCACGGTGCCGCCGGTGCTCGGGCTCGCCGACCCGGTCGAGGAGGCCGCGGGGCTGCGGCTGGTCCAGGACACGGCGGCCGCGGCCGACATCGGCCTCGCCCAGATC
- a CDS encoding AMP-binding protein: protein MRKSDTGDRLRDIVAFVLDIDVADVRADASFHQDLKVDSLEKVEIAARIEQTFGVALGDDETAGMDSVRDAAELLAAKGPRAGGLVDRLVGGHVAAGRGERTAYTDPDAGTVSYARLYEAAQGYARALDALGVPAGTRALIVAEDSVATVVAVLGLWWHGCVPVPVSPMLGDEDIRFVAADCGAGVVHLDTAPAQQRSLQEAFAHLPALTGDQVREGLATGRSTAAHRPGAPVPAAPRPAGAEWLIQYTSGSTGRPKGVRHSATGIGAMLDGYGAVLGLRPDDVVLSTARMSFGYGFGSSVLCTLAAGASAVVLRGAVDPRSVSAALRRHRPTVLCSVPRLYAGLLESADRLDADALSSVRLCLTAGEHCPAELSRRIEAAFGAHVMNCLGATEVMHVAVATPPDRSLHGLAGLPVPGVTVTVRDDRGEPVPDGTDGRLHIAGPTVSLGYVDRAGDDAVTFDAGGAYTGDVVRRNPDGTIAYLCRADDILNLGGYKVVPREIEDVVRSIDGVTDCVVVGAPDPDGLQRSVAFTVTAKGTDRDTVRRAIRARVRSRLAPYKRPSRFEFVDVLPATATGKLAAYRLRERMGQS, encoded by the coding sequence GTGCGGAAATCCGATACCGGCGACCGGCTGCGCGACATAGTGGCGTTCGTCCTCGACATCGACGTGGCGGACGTACGGGCCGACGCCTCGTTCCACCAGGACCTGAAGGTCGACTCCCTGGAGAAGGTGGAGATCGCGGCGCGCATCGAGCAGACCTTCGGGGTCGCGCTCGGCGACGACGAGACGGCGGGGATGGACAGCGTCCGGGACGCGGCGGAGCTGCTGGCCGCGAAGGGCCCGCGCGCGGGCGGCCTGGTGGACCGCCTGGTCGGCGGCCACGTCGCGGCGGGCCGCGGGGAGCGGACCGCGTACACCGACCCGGACGCCGGCACCGTCTCGTACGCCCGCCTGTACGAGGCCGCGCAGGGCTACGCGCGGGCCCTGGACGCGCTGGGCGTGCCGGCCGGCACCCGCGCGCTGATCGTCGCCGAGGACTCCGTGGCCACGGTCGTGGCCGTGCTGGGGCTGTGGTGGCACGGGTGCGTGCCGGTTCCGGTGAGCCCGATGCTCGGCGACGAGGACATCCGGTTCGTCGCCGCCGACTGCGGGGCGGGCGTCGTCCACCTCGACACGGCGCCGGCCCAGCAGCGTTCCCTGCAGGAGGCGTTCGCCCACCTGCCCGCCCTGACGGGTGATCAGGTCCGGGAGGGCCTGGCCACGGGCCGGTCCACGGCCGCCCACCGGCCCGGAGCGCCCGTCCCCGCGGCGCCCCGCCCCGCCGGCGCCGAGTGGCTGATCCAGTACACCTCCGGCTCCACCGGCCGGCCCAAAGGCGTGCGGCACTCCGCCACCGGGATCGGCGCCATGCTCGACGGCTACGGCGCGGTCCTGGGCCTGCGCCCCGACGACGTCGTCCTGTCCACCGCCCGGATGTCGTTCGGCTACGGCTTCGGCAGCTCGGTGCTGTGCACGCTGGCCGCCGGGGCGAGCGCCGTCGTCCTCCGCGGCGCCGTCGACCCGCGGTCGGTGAGCGCCGCCCTGCGCCGGCACCGGCCGACCGTGCTGTGCTCGGTGCCGCGCCTGTACGCGGGCCTCCTCGAATCCGCCGACCGCCTGGACGCGGACGCGCTGTCGTCCGTACGCCTGTGCCTGACCGCCGGCGAGCACTGCCCGGCCGAGCTGAGCCGGCGCATCGAGGCCGCATTCGGCGCGCACGTCATGAACTGCCTGGGCGCGACCGAGGTCATGCACGTCGCCGTCGCGACGCCCCCGGACCGCTCCCTGCACGGGCTGGCCGGCCTGCCCGTGCCCGGGGTGACCGTGACCGTCCGCGACGACCGCGGCGAGCCGGTGCCCGACGGCACCGACGGCCGGCTGCACATCGCCGGGCCCACGGTCTCCCTCGGCTACGTCGACCGGGCCGGCGACGACGCGGTGACGTTCGACGCGGGCGGCGCGTACACCGGCGACGTCGTCCGCCGGAACCCCGACGGCACCATCGCCTACCTGTGCCGCGCCGACGACATCCTCAACCTCGGCGGCTACAAGGTCGTCCCCCGCGAGATCGAGGACGTGGTCCGGTCGATCGACGGGGTCACGGACTGCGTGGTGGTCGGCGCCCCCGACCCCGACGGGCTGCAGCGCTCGGTGGCCTTCACGGTCACCGCGAAGGGCACCGACCGGGACACGGTCCGCCGGGCCATCCGGGCCCGCGTCCGCAGCCGCCTCGCCCCGTACAAGCGGCCCAGCCGCTTCGAGTTCGTCGACGTGCTGCCGGCGACGGCCACCGGCAAGCTCGCCGCCTACCGGCTGCGCGAGCGGATGGGACAGTCATGA
- a CDS encoding hotdog fold thioesterase — MTTAAPRPASLLDVPPEDAVARINAAGEGTLAGRMGITFHEATPQRLVATMPVAGNTQLYRMLHGGASAVLAESLGSIGAVLHAGDGHIAVGVDINATHHLAVRNGTVTGVATALHLGRTTATYEVVISDENGRRLCTSRITCAIHGRRKSR, encoded by the coding sequence ATGACGACCGCCGCCCCCCGCCCCGCGAGCCTGCTCGACGTGCCGCCCGAGGACGCCGTCGCCCGGATCAACGCGGCGGGCGAAGGCACCCTGGCCGGCCGGATGGGCATCACCTTCCACGAGGCGACGCCGCAACGCCTGGTCGCCACCATGCCCGTGGCCGGCAACACCCAGCTCTACCGCATGCTCCACGGCGGGGCCTCCGCCGTGCTCGCCGAATCGCTCGGCTCGATCGGCGCCGTCCTGCACGCCGGCGACGGCCACATCGCCGTCGGCGTCGACATCAACGCCACCCACCACCTGGCGGTCCGCAACGGGACCGTCACCGGAGTCGCCACCGCGCTCCACCTCGGCCGGACGACGGCGACCTACGAGGTCGTCATCTCCGACGAGAACGGGCGGCGTCTGTGCACCTCCCGCATCACCTGCGCCATCCACGGCCGACGGAAGAGCCGCTGA
- a CDS encoding MFS transporter → MTDQLAPPAVAEAPTKPTVRTGPTLLVLLSAMFFAQFDFFVVNVAAPSLEESIHAGPAALELVVGGYAFAYAAGMITGGRLGDKYGYRRLFVIGTIAFGITSLLCGIAVNPEQLVAARLAQGLAGAVMVPQVLAVITADFPDERKPKAMAWYGAAAGLGSIAGQVLGGALIAADFAGLGWRSIFLINVPFCAVIAAAAMRVLPAQTHRRRIGLDPVGASGVTLALALLLVPLTMGHTSNWPVWTWVSMALAIPVAVLTLVWERTLARRGGDPVLVFPLFRSPSFRGGVIASVAFMVYFGSFMFTLTLLLQSGMDLGPFQAGLVFSPMGILFTATSMIGGRLTDRWGMSALVVSSAVIVLGLVALAVRLYAAGPDTGLPWIVLCLCLIGAGNGVVLPALFGAALMRVRAQDAGIASGILTTTQQFASAAGVAVVGAVFFAVAGKHATAASWADAMAWATAISVLMVLVVMWMTWTFRRFAGGERPAEVPAAHV, encoded by the coding sequence ATGACCGACCAACTCGCCCCGCCCGCCGTGGCGGAGGCCCCGACCAAACCGACCGTACGCACCGGACCTACCCTCCTCGTCCTGCTGTCCGCCATGTTCTTCGCCCAGTTCGACTTCTTCGTGGTGAACGTCGCCGCGCCGTCGCTGGAGGAGAGCATCCACGCGGGGCCCGCCGCCCTCGAACTCGTCGTCGGCGGCTACGCCTTCGCCTACGCGGCCGGCATGATCACCGGAGGCCGGCTGGGTGACAAGTACGGCTACCGGAGGCTGTTCGTCATCGGCACGATCGCCTTCGGCATCACCTCGCTGCTGTGCGGCATCGCCGTCAACCCCGAGCAGCTCGTCGCCGCCCGGCTGGCCCAGGGCCTCGCCGGCGCGGTGATGGTCCCGCAGGTCCTCGCCGTGATCACGGCGGACTTCCCCGACGAGCGCAAGCCCAAGGCCATGGCCTGGTACGGCGCCGCCGCCGGCCTCGGCTCCATCGCCGGCCAGGTCCTCGGCGGCGCGCTGATCGCCGCGGACTTCGCCGGGCTCGGCTGGCGGAGCATCTTCCTCATCAACGTGCCGTTCTGCGCGGTGATCGCGGCCGCCGCCATGCGCGTCCTGCCCGCCCAGACCCACCGGCGGCGCATCGGGCTCGACCCCGTCGGGGCGTCCGGCGTCACCCTCGCCCTCGCCCTGCTGCTCGTGCCCCTGACCATGGGCCACACCTCGAACTGGCCGGTGTGGACCTGGGTCAGCATGGCCCTCGCGATCCCCGTCGCCGTGCTGACGCTGGTCTGGGAGCGCACCCTCGCCCGCCGCGGCGGCGACCCCGTGCTCGTCTTCCCGCTGTTCCGCAGCCCCTCCTTCCGGGGCGGCGTGATCGCGAGCGTCGCGTTCATGGTCTACTTCGGCAGCTTCATGTTCACGCTCACCCTGCTGCTGCAGTCCGGCATGGACCTCGGCCCGTTCCAGGCGGGCCTGGTGTTCTCCCCGATGGGCATCCTCTTCACCGCCACCTCGATGATCGGCGGCAGGCTCACCGACCGCTGGGGCATGAGCGCCCTCGTCGTCAGCAGCGCCGTGATCGTGCTGGGCCTGGTGGCCCTGGCCGTACGGCTGTACGCGGCCGGCCCCGACACCGGCCTGCCGTGGATCGTGCTGTGCCTGTGCCTGATCGGCGCCGGCAACGGCGTCGTCCTGCCCGCCCTCTTCGGCGCCGCGCTGATGCGGGTCAGGGCCCAGGACGCGGGCATCGCCTCCGGCATCCTCACCACCACCCAGCAGTTCGCGAGCGCCGCCGGCGTCGCCGTCGTCGGCGCGGTGTTCTTCGCCGTCGCCGGCAAGCACGCCACCGCCGCGAGCTGGGCCGACGCCATGGCCTGGGCCACCGCGATCAGCGTGCTGATGGTCCTCGTCGTGATGTGGATGACGTGGACCTTCCGGCGCTTCGCCGGCGGGGAACGGCCCGCCGAGGTTCCCGCCGCGCACGTCTGA
- a CDS encoding DUF4291 domain-containing protein yields the protein MQEPHRRIRAAHTDSTITVYQAYAPRLGLPAARDGRFPSAWKRDRMTWIKPSFLWMMYRCGWATKTDQECVLAIEIDRAGFDWALANACLSHYDRDVHADRDAWQRELKAAPARVQWDPERDLHLKALPHRSLQLGLAGEAARRYADEWTVSVTDVTPLAREVHRLVVAGDLDGARRRLPEERPYEPAGGSCP from the coding sequence ATGCAGGAGCCCCACCGCCGCATCCGGGCGGCGCACACCGACAGCACCATCACCGTCTACCAGGCCTACGCCCCGCGCCTCGGCCTGCCGGCCGCCCGGGACGGCCGGTTCCCGTCCGCGTGGAAGCGGGACCGTATGACGTGGATCAAGCCCTCTTTTCTCTGGATGATGTACCGCTGCGGCTGGGCCACCAAGACCGACCAGGAGTGCGTCCTCGCGATCGAGATCGACCGGGCCGGCTTCGACTGGGCCTTGGCCAATGCCTGTCTGTCGCACTACGACCGGGACGTCCACGCCGACCGTGACGCCTGGCAGCGCGAGCTGAAGGCGGCACCGGCCAGGGTGCAGTGGGATCCCGAGCGCGACCTGCACCTGAAGGCCCTGCCCCACCGGTCCCTCCAGCTGGGGCTCGCGGGCGAGGCGGCGCGGCGTTACGCCGACGAGTGGACCGTGTCCGTCACGGACGTCACACCCCTGGCCCGTGAGGTCCACCGGCTGGTCGTCGCCGGGGACCTGGACGGGGCGCGGCGCAGGCTGCCGGAGGAGCGGCCGTACGAGCCGGCCGGCGGCTCGTGCCCGTAG
- a CDS encoding class I adenylate-forming enzyme family protein, whose translation MMPLTSHTLLTPEARLRLVDHPGLGGGNAWRVAAETNPAADLPLIAADIPLLNTDGWQQTEFSLAQLDGLAEAWAAWYHDRGVRPRDRVAVYIEDSFEDHLHLAALARIGAIAVLINGRMKPELALGLIRRTAPVGIYTDAPRLALFAGRERELPVVRWTCTRQDAGILGNRTLPAGAEYRHGADDPVVICHSSGTTGNPKPVVWTHAQSVAGARYRLANPPGPETSVVLAAYPQSHSSAIAFTFYSLLAGVPTVGWSDPTGPGLARGCATYRPGVVLAFNEALAHLATHGPDPADFTSVEVWVNLGDCGHDAHMRRLMELGRTTAGDRTVPGSVIDDGLGSSELGWAALRREITPDSPPRARHLGRRVPLSEVAVLREDGSHADPGEVGLLGVRGDSIARGYWNDSDTTYRSTLAGYWLSGDLVHRTVDGDYFHVDRAVDCIRTDAGDGYSALMEEEILLGLKEVADCAVVAGHDRDRTVPVALVRLFDGTGDAADLLRRANDVLDRIGQPRLALLEIAASPGDIPLGPTGKVLKRQLREKYVALQTYRPADPAAVATAGDGTAVTLR comes from the coding sequence ATGATGCCCCTCACATCGCACACGCTCCTCACACCGGAGGCCCGCCTGCGCCTCGTGGACCACCCCGGACTCGGCGGCGGCAACGCCTGGCGCGTGGCCGCCGAGACCAACCCCGCCGCCGACCTGCCGCTCATCGCCGCCGACATCCCGCTGCTCAACACGGACGGCTGGCAGCAGACCGAGTTCAGCCTCGCCCAGCTCGACGGCCTCGCCGAGGCGTGGGCCGCCTGGTACCACGACCGCGGCGTCCGGCCGCGCGACCGCGTCGCCGTCTACATCGAGGACTCCTTCGAGGACCACCTCCACCTCGCCGCCCTCGCCCGCATCGGGGCGATCGCCGTCCTCATCAACGGCCGGATGAAACCGGAACTCGCGCTCGGGCTGATCCGCCGCACCGCCCCCGTCGGCATCTACACCGACGCACCCAGGCTGGCCCTCTTCGCCGGCCGCGAGCGCGAACTGCCCGTCGTCCGCTGGACCTGCACCCGCCAGGACGCGGGCATCCTCGGCAACCGCACCCTGCCCGCCGGGGCCGAGTACCGCCACGGCGCGGACGACCCCGTCGTCATCTGCCACTCCTCGGGCACCACGGGCAACCCCAAGCCCGTCGTGTGGACCCACGCGCAGAGCGTCGCGGGAGCCCGCTACCGACTGGCCAACCCGCCCGGCCCCGAGACCTCCGTCGTCCTCGCCGCCTACCCCCAGTCCCACTCCAGCGCCATCGCCTTCACCTTCTACTCCCTGCTCGCCGGCGTCCCCACCGTCGGCTGGTCCGACCCCACCGGGCCCGGGCTCGCGCGCGGCTGCGCCACCTACCGGCCCGGCGTCGTCCTCGCCTTCAACGAGGCCCTCGCCCACCTCGCGACCCACGGCCCCGACCCGGCGGACTTCACCTCCGTCGAGGTGTGGGTCAACCTCGGCGACTGCGGCCACGACGCCCACATGCGGCGCCTGATGGAGCTCGGCCGCACCACCGCCGGCGACCGCACCGTCCCCGGTTCGGTCATCGATGACGGGCTCGGCTCCTCCGAGCTCGGGTGGGCCGCCCTGCGCCGCGAGATCACCCCCGACAGCCCGCCCCGCGCCCGCCACCTCGGCCGCCGCGTCCCCCTCTCCGAGGTCGCCGTCCTGCGCGAGGACGGCAGCCACGCGGACCCCGGCGAGGTCGGCCTGCTCGGCGTCCGCGGCGACTCCATCGCCCGCGGCTACTGGAACGACTCCGACACCACCTACCGCTCCACCCTCGCCGGCTACTGGCTCTCCGGCGACCTCGTCCACCGCACCGTGGACGGCGATTACTTCCACGTCGACCGCGCCGTCGACTGCATCCGCACCGACGCCGGCGACGGCTACTCGGCCCTGATGGAGGAGGAGATCCTCCTGGGCCTGAAGGAGGTCGCCGACTGCGCGGTCGTCGCCGGGCACGACCGGGACCGGACGGTCCCCGTCGCCCTCGTCCGGCTCTTCGACGGCACCGGGGACGCGGCGGACCTGCTGCGCCGGGCCAACGACGTCCTCGACCGGATCGGCCAGCCCCGGCTCGCCCTGCTGGAGATCGCGGCCTCCCCGGGCGACATCCCCCTCGGCCCCACGGGCAAGGTGCTCAAGCGGCAGCTGCGCGAGAAGTACGTGGCCCTGCAGACCTACCGGCCCGCGGACCCCGCGGCCGTGGCCACGGCCGGCGACGGGACGGCGGTGACGCTCCGATGA